In Spirosoma pollinicola, the genomic window TGTTTCGTGGCCGGTCAGGGAACTCGCATCCTGTTCAAAGAAGAGATGGGAGCCCTGCAGGCTCCAGGCCCAAAAAAGTAAAACCAATGTCCCTACATCCAATCCCCAAAACCCAATGGAACCAAAACATGGTTTGTGGTATCCAACACCGTTTGTGACCAGAGCGTGAACAAAGCACCAATAAATCGCCCTGGTGATTTAGCCTAGCCGGATTGTTTAGCCAAAACGGCAATATTGTGATGATTGACTAGCAAACTGTCAGCAGACAGACCACTGTAGATTTTGTTATATGACGGCATGGATAGTCATTTAGTGGACGGTTCACGAATTCATCGGACGATTTTATCCACGATAGTTTCTATTTCACTATCACTTTAAACGCCCGTTCGAAGGGACGATAGCTGATAGGACTTTATAACTATCAACTTGAGTCAACTCATGTCGCAACTTGTTATCTCATGAATCAATGTATCATTTTCGACGTGTAGGTTGAGTTTTTGCGACACTAGTTGACCGCTGTTAAGCTTTAACGTCTGGTAATATCGATCGATTGACTTTAAGACTCATTTAGGTGAGTATATAATCAGAAGTAATTGGCAAGCTATTCCATTTGAATTCTACCTATCGTTTTAACACAGCGCGAATTGCGAATTGACTATTTAATCTTGAAGCTGTTTAAACTTTCTCTTTTAGTGAAGTTTAGGGTGTTTTTTTGTCATGCTGACGAAGGAAGCATCTTCGTTAACAGCAATTAATATGTATCCCGAAGATGCTTCCTTCGTCAGCATGACAAAAAAACACCTAATTCGGGCCTAATTTTAAAAGTTTAAACAGCTTCCTTATCAGAAATGTACTATCGTGTTAATTTTTGAATTTTATAGTGATGTTGCTGACTGAGTCGTCAATAAGTGTAATGTTAAAATTTCCCGATTTCGTTTAGTATAAACCCTCGTTTATAATTCGTAACAACTTGCCTTTTTATCTTATACCATACCGTTCAGCCGCTTTTAGACTATTTATCAGGCGTTCCCTACGCTAGAGGGCCTTTTCGAAAACAAACTTCGGTGACTCCTGTGCGCCAAGGTTCCGTTTAAAACGCATCAATCCTGGTTTCAGTTGCCGGTTACTATCAAGCGCCATCCCTAAATCGAATAGCTGAATTTTCTGTTGCTGGCAATACCCGTAAATGCCAGCTATAAGCAGAACCATCGGACTGAACGAGTTGTAAGCAGGATCTGACGCGGGCATGAAATTGTATAAGATGTCGTGTCGAACGCGAACGGCTATCGTCAACGCGATTAACTGCGGGCCATTATGCACTGAAAACACCACAAATTGATCCGGAAATTCGTGCAGTAAGCCCGTTAATCGGTCAGCGCAAATCGTTAATGGGTAACCTTGCTGTTGGCGGGTGTTCTGAATAAATTCAACGACTTCGGCTATTACGGGTGTTTGCCAGTGTGCAAACGTGAAATTGGCTTTCCGGCATTTGCGTAGTCGCCGTTGCTCTGCCGGAACAATAGAGTTTTCAAATAGCCTGTTGTCAACGGGTAAGAAGAAGGTTTGGTTACGCTCGGCCAATGTGAATCCGTATGTCAATAATGCCTGAATCAGCCGATCTGTTTGCCATGCTGCATAACAGTGCGGATAGTTTACGAGTCGCAAGTGCGTGGCTCCTGCCTGGCGAGCAGCGTCAGTAAGGACAAGAATAAATTGATCTAATGCAGCATCGGGAAGTGCCGCTGTGAACTCGATAGAGCCAAATGGAGCCGCAATGGGGCTGATTGCCTGAGTATGGGCCATAAAAAAGGAGCAACGTGCCTCTGCCTGTTTAGTCTCCTGATGTAGGGCCGATAATAAATAGAATTCACCACCAGATTGTTGATTGAGATGTTGTACCTCATTAAATAAAAAGCCCGGTTGGCAGAAAGTCGGAATCGTATCGGGTTGTGGACTATACTGAAGTAAAAAGGTGTAGTTAGCCATGCGATCAACGTATTATGGCTATACAGACGATCGAGATGGCGGTAAAGTAACACCTATATAAATTAACAGTAGTGACCTCACTGTCTGTTTTGACGTCAAACAAGTAACAAAAGTCGGGTTTATGTATATGATTACACTCTATCAGTACAGATCTGCTTTTGACGAACTATATGAACAAAATAGTACCTGTAAAACTGACGCATACAATAAATCCGGGTTGGAGTTGGCTTCGCGTCTGTTGTTTTAGTCTGATTGGGTTGTGTGTGTCGTGGGGTTTACGGGCGCAGGTTGCCGACTGTTCCAGCCTTTTAACTACCCGTGTAACATCCATTACGGTTTGTACGGAGAAAGCCGTTGATCAATTACAGGTTTTGACAACCGCTATAACGCCGGATGAAATTGAGTTTGTGCGATTCGATTCGCTACAGACAAATCCGTATAAAGGCAAGGGGGGCGTTTCGGTAGGTCATGTAGTACCGCTAAACGGTAAGGCTACGTTACGGAACGTAAATTTTCCCCCGAATTGGGATATAACGGACCGGCTCTATTATGTGTACGCCCGCCTGAAATTTAAATCAGCAAATTCCACTTGCACGCCATTCGCGCTAATAAGGGTTTTTATTCGAGCCAACCCAACGGCTTCTTTAGTGGTAAAAGAGGCCACTTGTTACAATGCCGAATCGCAAAACGATGGGCAAGTGTCAATTACCGGATTCGACCCAACAGACAGGTATGAGATGGCAATCAATGGAACATTTGTTGAGCATAGCAACCCTATACCGACCAATGGTGTACTTGTTGGCACGGGTAGCCGAACCGGCAGGCCAACCGTTTATACAGTTCGTGTTACGAATTCACTGGGTTGTACGACCGACCGGTATATAACCATGATAAACGCGCGCTGCGATTGTCTGCCCATGCGCTGTGTGCCCATCGTTATTTCTAAAACAAGACGTGGCAGGTAAGCCAGTCGAAGGGTGTCGTGCGGCAGAAAAGCCGCACGACAAACTATTACAATACTCGTTTTTGTTTGCTGAGGTGGGCGTAAACCAGCTGGATGATTCCATCTTTCAGGCCTAAGTCTGGCACAATGATCTTGCTGGCTCCTGCCCATTTCATGACAGAGGTATAAATATCAGCGGCTGGTACGATCACATCGGCCCGGTCGGCGTTCAGGCGAAGTTTATTGATACGATCTTCCTGGCTGAAACCCGCAATGAAATCCCGAATGCGCTCAATTTCGGATAGGGTGGTTTCTGTTTCTGAAATTTTAGACGCCAGATTAAACAGTTTGCTAATGTTGCCACCGGTACCAACGGCTGTAACTTCCTGCGAGGAGTCAATATTCTCTTCAACCCAATCTTCTATTTTGCGCCACGCTCCTTTATGCTCCTTACCCTCCAGTAACCGAACAGAGCCAATTTTGAAGGATTTGGAGTTGATCTTTTCGCGGTTCACATACACGTTCAACTCCGTGCTGCCCCCGCCAACATCAATGTGTAGATATTGCCGATCGTCTAACGCATGAACGACCACATCATTGATTAGCTCGGCTTCTCTACGACCGTCGATGATGTTAATTTTTATACCGGTCAAGTCGCCAATCCGTTTGGCAACTTCCTGTCCGTTAGATGCCTCCCGCATAGCCGAGGTGGCACAGGCCATGTAATCTTCGACCTCGTGAAGTTCCATCAGCAGCTTATAGGCCTGCAAAAGTTTAGTTGTCCGTACTTCGCTTTCGGGTGTTAATGCCCCGAAATTGAACACATCGTGACCCAGTCGAAGCGGGAAACGGACATATTCAACGCGCTTAAAGCTAACGAGGTTGTCGTTGTGCAATACCGTCGAAATTTGTAGACGGGCTGCGTTCGAACCGATATCAATGGCTGCCAGTTTCAATATCTATAGAGCTTTATGAAAGGGCCAAAGGTAAATTTTTTACGTGTACCAGAGAAGTTCTGTCATTTATTTTCGACCGTTTGGTATAGTAACCAACTCAATAGAACAACCTTCTTCGTGGCTCGTATATTTGTGTTATGTAGCAATCTTAAAAATATACCTATGTAGTGTATTCGCCTACTAATAGTATCTGCTTTGGGGAAATACTGGCGCTTCAGACCGTTACCGTGCTATTTCTCGTGTTTGTAAGCGCCGTGTATCAATTAGCGTTACAATTTATTGGAGTTATAGTAACATATAAAGCAGGGTTTTTCTGGCGTTAATAGCCATAAAACAGGAGCAAAACATAAGGTCGGACGTATAAAACAGGGAATCTCAACACCTCGTAACTTGAATAGATTTATTATGCTGTACAGTAAAGTATGGATTAAAGGGAGTGTACTATCATTAGTGAGCTTTATCGTTAGCTGGTTAATTCTTGAAGGTGTATCTGGTATGTTGCTGCGCTTGAAGGAAAATGCCTCGAAGTCAAGTGCTCAATTTACTGCTAAAGAGAATAAGTCCAGCGAAACAAAAAACACACTCGTATTAATAAAAAATGATGCTTTAGGGATATTAAGGCTAGCACCTGGCCCCTATAATGTGAGCTACGTAGTAAAGCAGACCGATTCACTCGATAACGCTCATACCCTTCCCGAAAAAACCGTTTCCATCACATACCATATAGATAGTCTGTCCCGGCGAATTACTCCGTTCGATAGCAGTCGGGCTGTTGGCAAATATGCCCTGTTTCTGGGCTGTTCATTTACCTATGGTGAATCGGTGGCGGATTCGAGTACGCTGCCTTATTTTTTTGGTAAAGACACCGGCTATCGGCCCTATAATTATGGCGTATCAGGCTATTCTCCGTCCCACATGCTGGCACTCCAACAGTCAGTTAACATGCGAAATGAGGTAGCTGAAAAAAATGGGATTGCGATCTATACGTATATCGAAGATCATTTGGCCCGAGTTGCTCCCAGCACCAAATGGATTTATAATTCGAAAGGGTATTGGCCAAATGTCAACCCGAACACGGTAACTGTAGAGGGTACCTATGCTGAAAAACATCCTATTCTTTTGGAGTTAATTCAGGGCATGTATAAAAGTAATATTGTCAATCTATTCAATGTCAACTTTCCCCGCAGATACAGTACTGAACAGTATGAGCGGTTTGTTGCTATTGTTAAGAAATCAGAAGAGCTATACCGAAAGCAGTTTGGGAACGATAATTTCTACGTCGT contains:
- a CDS encoding Ppx/GppA phosphatase family protein; the protein is MKLAAIDIGSNAARLQISTVLHNDNLVSFKRVEYVRFPLRLGHDVFNFGALTPESEVRTTKLLQAYKLLMELHEVEDYMACATSAMREASNGQEVAKRIGDLTGIKINIIDGRREAELINDVVVHALDDRQYLHIDVGGGSTELNVYVNREKINSKSFKIGSVRLLEGKEHKGAWRKIEDWVEENIDSSQEVTAVGTGGNISKLFNLASKISETETTLSEIERIRDFIAGFSQEDRINKLRLNADRADVIVPAADIYTSVMKWAGASKIIVPDLGLKDGIIQLVYAHLSKQKRVL
- a CDS encoding GNAT family N-acetyltransferase; amino-acid sequence: MANYTFLLQYSPQPDTIPTFCQPGFLFNEVQHLNQQSGGEFYLLSALHQETKQAEARCSFFMAHTQAISPIAAPFGSIEFTAALPDAALDQFILVLTDAARQAGATHLRLVNYPHCYAAWQTDRLIQALLTYGFTLAERNQTFFLPVDNRLFENSIVPAEQRRLRKCRKANFTFAHWQTPVIAEVVEFIQNTRQQQGYPLTICADRLTGLLHEFPDQFVVFSVHNGPQLIALTIAVRVRHDILYNFMPASDPAYNSFSPMVLLIAGIYGYCQQQKIQLFDLGMALDSNRQLKPGLMRFKRNLGAQESPKFVFEKAL